The proteins below are encoded in one region of Aspergillus nidulans FGSC A4 chromosome III:
- a CDS encoding uncharacterized protein (transcript_id=CADANIAT00005466) translates to MSGRAPSAKWPHSRLKPVADSLESVGFVSKGDCKLLDHKAQKNYYDKIMARYIEFCARHSKNLDEAWLSLPRSASNDATKNPPASVPQSTKSAVSPGPSPATELSTLLLSLRKLREAVLATASTTPISFSQRVHVFSIKVSIQARHPPSYFPSLRHLLDDLHTPSNPLPDSELKDHTSYLILDYACRQEDLVAAFELRARARRQYNFHSREVDQILQAIAHDNWIVFWRVRKEVDSAMRAIMNWAEDRVRRHALKAVGKAYLGVDIAWIVEGCTGDSTWTWEKLAEREKLGWEKEGDRVIIRKPRSKPKPEGNLTPIQEKSTG, encoded by the exons ATGAGTGGTCGAGCTCCTTCAGCAAAATGGCCGCATAGCCGCCTGAAACCGGTGGCGGACTCCCTTGAGTCCGTAGGATTCGTGTCAAAGGGAGATTGCAA ATTGCTAGATCACAAAGCTCAGAAGAACTATTACGACAAGATCATGGCTAGGTATATTGAGTTTTGTGCTCGCCATTCCAAGAACCTAGATGAGGCCTGgctgtctcttcctcgaaGTGCCTCGAACGATGCAACGAAAAACCCGCCAGCTTCCGTTCCACAGTCAACCAAATCGGCAGTGTCACCCGGTCCCTCACCTGCCACAGAGTTATCCAccctccttctctcccttcgcaagcttcgcGAAGCCGTATTGGCCACTGCTTCGACCACGCCAATCTCATTCTCCCAGCGGGTCCATGTGTTCTCCATCAAGGTCTCCATTCAAGCTCGACATCCGCCGTCCTACTTTCCCTCCCTGCGCCACCTTCTTGACGACCTGCACACTCCTTCTAACCCGTTGCCTGATTCGGAACTGAAGGATCACACTTCGTATCTTATCCTTGATTATGCATGTCGGCAGGAGGATTTGGTGGCCGCTTTCGAATTGCGGGCCCGTGCGCGCAGGCAATATAATTTCCACTCGCGCGAGGTTGATCAGATCCTACAAGCCATCGCACATGACAACTGGATTGTATTTTGGAGGGTCCGAAAGGAGGTCGATTCCGCCATGCGCGCAATCATGAACTGGGCAGAAGATCGGGTTCGGCGACATGCTCTTAAAGCAGTCGGGAAAGCTTATCTCGGCGTTGACATTGCATGGATTGTCGAAGGCTGCACTGGTGATTCGACTTGGACATGGGAAAAGCTGGCAGAGAGAGAGAAACTAGGttgggagaaagaaggcgatAGGGTCATCATCCGGAAACCGAGATCAAAGCCGAAACCCGAGGGCAATCTTACACCCattcaggagaagagcacgGGTTAA
- a CDS encoding uncharacterized protein (transcript_id=CADANIAT00005467), with protein sequence MYNEQWLLTTYSPLNVESLSEISTPLHQNATDYGMYSGDSFSSLDPLAPELPSEMGKDLSFLLRYDNYHSLSQVDIPHALRSDFISPTSDETLASSLSTLERLLAEGHFLLAAYLAGTILTSSLISPTDIKVIFALFYTRLACLELSGNTNIAAQESKALEDLSSTFYYVEPKLAATDARDHQLSYARHIAPWPLRVLAIRLQSIGFGDPRRGIGGLYELGLEARREILRPDIDPAEREIWKQRLSDLGIRTVNALIEMGDLCAAKRSLESLRKTESANEITRLRATLLLLAIGDVDAARQLFEGFGDTGDAIFKPLLSMSEGRYNDAVIEWRDILGNNSREADEAIISQNLAVCLLYTGQLSEAREALETLVQAQHSFSSLIFNLATVYELCSDKAMQLKHGLVEKVARQPVTGHTNLDRPNADFKL encoded by the exons ATGTACAACGAGCAATGGCTGCTAACGACCTATAGCCCCCTGAACGTTGAGAGCTTGAGCGAGATCTCTACCCCTTTGCATCAGAATGCAACGGACTATGGAATGTACTCTGGTGACTCATTCAGCTCATTGGATCCATTAGCCCCGGAACTGCCATCGGAAATGGGGAAAGACCtttcgtttcttcttcgatACGACAATTATCATTCCCTCTCTCAAGTTGACATACCTCATGCTTTGCGGTCAGACTTCATATCACCTACATCTGATGAAACCCTGGCTTCATCACTCAGCACTCTTGAAAGGCTCCTAGCGGAAGGCCATTTCCTCTTAGCAGCGTACCTGGCCGGCACGATCCTAACGTCGTCACTGATATCCCCAACAGATATCAAGGTGATATTTGCATTGTTTTACACACGGCTCGCATGTCTAGAGCTCTCCGGTAATACGAACATCGCAGCTCAAGAATCGAAAGCGCTAGAAGATTTAAGTTCGACCTTCTACTATGTAGAGCCCAAACTAGCAGCGACCGATGCCCGTGATCACCAGCTGAGCTATGCCCGACATATTGCGCCATGGCCGCTTCGCGTCCTAGCTATTAGGCTGCAGAGTATCGGGTTCGGAGATCCGCGCAGGGGAATCGGGGGTTTGTACGAGCTTGGGCTTGAAGCCCGGAGGGAGATCCTGCGCCCAGACATCGATCCAGCGGAACGTGAGATCTGGAAACAGAGGCTGTCTGATCTTGGGATACGGACTGTGAATGCGTTAATTGAGATGGGAGATCTCTGCGCAGCCAAGAGGTCACTGGAGAGCTTGAGGAAGACAGAATCAGCCAACGAGATTACCAGGTTAAGAGCGACGCTTCTGCTACTGGCGATCGGcgatgtcgatgctgcaAGGCAGCTATTCGAGGGCTTCGGCGATACTGGCGACGCGATATTTAAGCCCCTTCTCAGTATGTCTGAGGGCCGCTATAATGATGCAGTTATTGAATGGCGTGATATCCTTGGGAACAACAGCAGGGAAGCCGACGAGGCGATCATTTCTCAGAACCTGGCTGTGTGTCTGTTGTATACCGGTCAGCTAAGCGAG GCACGTGAGGCTCTGGAGACTCTGGTCCAGGCACAGCACTCCTTTTCCAGTCTGATTTTCAATCTAGCGACAGTCTATGAGCTGTGCTCTGACAAGGCTATGCAGTTGAAACATGGGCTTGTCGAAAAGGTGGCCAGACAACCAGTCACAGGCCACACAAATTTGGATCGGCCGAACGCTGATTTCAAACTGTGA
- a CDS encoding uncharacterized protein (transcript_id=CADANIAT00005468), whose translation MASTFSEIPKSSGGAADITIAGEIGTAPYKPDLKQGSVRRRPYNQPETDGFKLAESQPPGSTLVMPEINEPTSIQKRLGTGSPDF comes from the exons ATGGCTTCTACATTCTCTGAAATACCAAAGAGCTCAGGGGGGGCCGCAGATATAACTATTGCAGGGGAAATTGGTACCGCACCTTATAAGCCCGACCTCAAGCAAGGAAGTGTGAGGAGACGAC CATACAATCAACCAGAAACCGACGGGTTCAAGCTGGCTGAGTCACAGCCACCTGGTTCTACCCTCGTAATGCCTGAAATAAACGAACCCACCAGTATTCAAAAGCGGCTAGGAACGGGATCCCCAGACTTCTAA
- a CDS encoding Aim21 family protein (transcript_id=CADANIAT00005469), with translation MTTQTGPVIPPRPSRSPAEKTADMPKIPPRPTHRIDRTASPMGSNYAPSPLNEPPNGSTLSKTVSNDMPARPPSVTIPSLGEEGIEYQDLDALNASDSHNTTPAETRNVGSDLKLHAPRPSLPTSSAKAKVQAVTRTDSSQAVAAGFGAIGSPEQDEQQERSSRSIYSVQGSRAASSTASFERPRSIHDEEHGIPEIGQRVPMLANAGDVQAPSPSPFLEQPGSRSGRGHHRTRSGREASLPPGSYGLHGHGVPTNDKFEKAWYEKHPDEYAKEEQGHYGSGVGTPRPDWALSSDDLNKIVRGSAVTGAGLGTSPAITGTPEEELGYLASEEYTQRLTSPTPDSKRDSRPTVESPLKNSSAPAAEAGEKAKEQPSFIHIDEPYHHRDHPDGFALTPDPQEIANKGKGDEEDEPILAADEVRPESAYQHAAVSPTFNRRESHDYEGRSRTPSVNGSRSNSRTAGRRGSTPVLARYNSHEDHAPLEDVEEYEPLFPEDESKENNPMSAAERFKKRPDTLKHRFPSEDIWEDSPNSHQLHATVSTPDIPKESRFETPEQEEARKTREPSVDSHQVAQRILHSEEPASRPGLAKQRFPSRDIWEDAPESQTLVTTIEPPEEKQTSPDVPSKPAIPARPEKRQPPQVDVSTKPTSPVEKRQPPVIPDRPKPQIPARPANRVSRSNGDEAQDASVKSKPAVPARPIGGKIASIKAGFLSDLNSRLQLGPQAPPKPEPKQETPAERGPLSDARKGRARGPARRKPAVESPGARLPTIPEIKITETWNVWEVREDGQLIVGDGNKGNKASTASASSDPWDTPMAPPLARNMAGGAVDPPRQPTKEEVLEPTSTGTSSELEQEAPKVEPTEAKSMKEEDLSSSIPGGFDSSEKKVETPSAVSDDKVESVPESFEKQVDITSAVSGDNVEAVSEDLTSSADGKKLSDGDETVSASRD, from the exons ATGACAACGCAAACGGGCCCCGTCATACCTCCCCGGCCGTCGAGATCGCCTGCCGAAAAGACCGCAGACATGCCGAAGATCCCTCCCCGTCCTACCCACCGCATTGATCGCACCGCGTCCCCCATGGGCTCAAATTACGCCCCTTCTCCGTTGAACGAGCCCCCAAATGGCTCAACGCTGTCCAAAACAGTCTCCAATGATATGCCCGCTCGTCCTCCTAGTGTGACGATACCGTCGCTCGGGGAAGAAGGCATTGAATATCAAGATTTGGATGCCTTGAATGCTTCGGACAGCCATAATACTACACCCGCGGAGACCCGGAACGTGGGCAGCGATCTGAAGCTCCACGCACCTCGGCCATCGCTCCCGACCTCTAGCGCCAAGGCCAAGGTGCAGGCCGTCACTCGCACAGATTCCAGCCAGGCTGTAGCGGCAGGTTTCGGCGCGATCGGCTCACCGGAACAAgatgagcagcaggaacGGTCTTCCCGTTCCATCTACTCTGTCCAGGGCTCGCGagcagcctcttcaacaGCATCTTTCGAGCGGCCACGTTCAATTCACGATGAGGAGCATGGAATTCCCGAAATCGGCCAGCGTGTTCCGATGTTAGCCAACGCCGGCGATGTACAAGCACCTTCTCCCAGCCCTTTCCTTGAGCAACCGGGTTCGCGGTCTGGACGCGGCCACCATCGAACTCGCAGTGGCCGGGAAGCTTCCTTGCCTCCTGGTAGCTACGGTCTCCATGGCCATGGCGTTCCTACTAACGACAAGTTTGAAAAGGCCTGGTATGAAAAACATCCTGACGAATATGCCAAGGAGGAACAAGGGCACTACGGGTCTGGTGTGGGCACGCCCCGACCTGATTGGGCCTTGAGTAGCGATGACCTGAACAAGATCGTTCGTGGCTCTGCCGTTACTGGCGCGGGACTAG GGACGTCTCCTGCTATAACCGGTACGccggaagaagagctcggCTACCTCGCCTCTGAAGAATACACCCAACGCCTCACTTCTCCGACACCAGACTCAAAACGTGACTCCCGCCCTACCGTGGAATCCCCACTCAAGAATTCAAGCGCCCCGGCCGCAGAAGCAGGGGAAAAAGCCAAGGAACAGCCTTCGTTTATCCACATTGACGAGCCCTACCACCATCGCGACCATCCTGATGGTTTTGCTCTTACGCCGGATCCACAAGAAATTGCCAATAAGGGCaaaggagatgaggaggatgaaccAATTTTGGCTGCTGATGAAGTACGCCCTGAATCTGCTTATCAGCACGCCGCAGTATCACCTACCTTCAACCGGAGAGAAAGCCATGATTATGAAGGCCGGAGTCGAACCCCTAGCGTCAACGGGAGTCGTTCAAACAGCAGAACCGCCGGCCGCCGTGGCAGTACACCCGTTCTTGCCAGATATAACTCTCATGAAGATCACGCACCTCTcgaagatgttgaagagtACGAGCCATTATTCCCCGAAGATGAGTCGAAAGAGAACAACCCAATGTCTGCAGCGGAACGTTTCAAAAAGCGCCCAGACACGCTCAAGCACCGATTTCCTAGTGAGGATATCTGGGAAGATTCTCCCAACAGTCACCAACTTCATGCCACTGTCTCCACCCCAGATATTCCCAAGGAAAGCCGCTTTGAAACTCCGGAGCAAGAAGAGGCCCGCAAAACTCGCGAGCCCAGTGTCGACAGCCATCAGGTTGCGCAACGCATCCTGCATTCTGAAGAGCCAGCTTCCCGTCCAGGACTTGCAAAACAGAGGTTTCCCAGTCGGGATATCTGGGAGGATGCACCAGAAAGTCAAACATTGGTGACAACAATAGAGCCtccagaagagaagcagacgAGCCCGGATGTCCCATCCAAACCGGCTATTCCAGCCCGGCCTGAAAAACGACAGCCTCCCCAAGTGGATGTCTCCACCAAACCAACCTCGCCCGTTGAGAAGCGACAGCCACCCGTCATCCCAGATAGACCTAAGCCCCAAATTCCCGCACGACCAGCCAATCGTGTTTCACGTTCAAACGGTGACGAGGCACAAGATGCATCAGTCAAATCAAAACCAGCTGTTCCAGCTCGCCCAATAGGGGGTAAAATCGCTTCAATCAAAGCGGGCTTCCTATCTGACTTGAACTCCCGTCTGCAGCTCGGCCCGCAAGCACCTCCGAAGCCTGAACCAAAGCAAGAAACACCTGCCGAAAGGGGTCCATTAAGTGACGCTCGGAAGGGCCGAGCTCGTGGACCTGCGCGAAGAAAGCCTGCTGTCGAGAGCCCCGGCGCCAGACTACCGACGATTCCCGAGATCAAGATAACAGAGACGTGGAACGTCTGGGAAGTTCGTGAAGACGGCCAGCTAATTGTCGGTGACGGCAACAAGGGCAACAAAGCTAGCACAGCCTCCGCTTCATCAGACCCCTGGGACACCCCGATGGCACCACCTTTAGCTCGAAACATGGCGGGTGGCGCAGTCGATCCTCCAAGACAGCCcacaaaagaagaagtccTCGAGCCAACGTCAACAGGCACATCTTCCGAGTTAGAACAGGAGGCTCCCAAGGTGGAACCTACAGAGGCGAAATCTatgaaggaagaagacttATCTTCAAGCATACCAGGTGGCTTCGATTCGTCAGAGAAAAAGGTTGAAACCCCGTCTGCTGTCTCGGATGACAAGGTCGAGAGTGTTCCTGAGTCTTTTGAGAAACAAGTTGACATCACGTCCGCTGTCTCCGGCGACAATGTCGAAGCTGTCTCTGAGGACCTAACTTCCAGTGCTGATGGCAAGAAACTCTCTGATGGCGATGAGACGGTGTCAGCATCACGCGACTAA
- a CDS encoding transcription factor TFIIB (transcript_id=CADANIAT00005470): MATISATALQEGTTPWRKNLSAHVICPECKEMPPNLEFPGSHETVCGSCGLVLADREIDMHSEWRTFSNDDQNNDDPSRVGDATNPLLNGDQLETQIASGGSGRVRDLYRAQNKQSSDKANKSLLAAYKEIGALCDGFGIPKNVADTAKYLFKIVDDAKAFKGKSQDVIIAGCIFIACRKCKVPRTFTEIFAVTKVSRKEIGRIYKALEKFFTSQNLERANAVVSNGGVPDPNDTYTATTSTKPSDLCSRFCNLLDLPFQVTSVSSALSDRVTTEGNLAGRSPLSIVAACIYMASYLMGHPKSAKEISQVAHVSDGTIRGAYKQLYTERESLVDKEWIKDGKGALKNLPPS, translated from the coding sequence ATGGCTACTATCTCCGCTACAGCCTTGCAAGAGGGTACAACACCATGGCGCAAGAATCTATCCGCCCACGTCATCTGCCCCGAGTGCAAAGAAATGCCCCCAAATCTGGAATTCCCAGGTTCTCATGAGACTGTTTGCGGATCCTGTGGACTGGTTCTTGCGGATCGAGAAATCGACATGCATTCCGAATGGCGTACCTTCTCGAACGATGACCAAAACAACGACGATCCTTCGCGTGTTGGTGATGCTACGAATCCGCTATTGAATGGTGATCAATTGGAGACGCAAATTGCTAGTGGTGGTTCTGGCCGGGTTCGTGATCTGTACCGTGCCCAAAATAAACAATCGAGCGACAAGGCGAATAAGTCCCTCCTTGCCGCATACAAAGAAATCGGTGCTCTCTGTGACGGGTTTGGAATCCCGAAGAACGTGGCAGACACTGCCAAATATTTATTCAAGATTGTCGACGACGCGAAAGCATTCAAGGGCAAATCGCAGGATGTCATCATCGCCGGATGTATTTTCATCGCCTGTCGCAAGTGCAAAGTTCCTCGTACTTTCACTGAGATTTTCGCTGTCACCAAGGTCTCAAGGAAGGAGATTGGACGTATATACAAAGCCCTTGAGAAGTTCTTTACCAGCCAGAATCTCGAGCGGGCCAATGCAGTTGTGTCCAACGGAGGTGTTCCCGACCCCAACGACACGTACACTGCTACGACCTCTACCAAGCCCAGCGACCTCTGCAGCCGTTTCTGCAACCTTCTAGATCTACCATTCCAAGTCACAAGCGTATCATCGGCCCTGTCGGATCGCGTGACTACGGAGGGCAACCTTGCCGGACGCTCTCCGCTCTCCATTGTTGCGGCGTGCATCTACATGGCTTCGTATCTCATGGGCCACCCCAAGTCCGCAAAGGAAATCTCCCAAGTCGCTCACGTCAGCGACGGCACAATCCGCGGCGCTTACAAGCAACTCTACACCGAGCGCGAGAGCTTGGTTGACAAAGAATGGATTAAAGATGGTAAGGGAGCGCTGAAGAATCTTCCTCCCAGCTAA
- a CDS encoding ATP synthase subunit H (transcript_id=CADANIAT00005471), with protein sequence MMSQSLRASSSLFARVARQQAPSVARRTFLTSAVRRADPVQELYLRELRAYKPTPVKPGDADAHVQKFSAPAAPKSPEEANLANELSSYESQEVEVEGQAAAGEAAPAEESWFEEDEDETPAAH encoded by the exons ATGATGTCTCAGTCTCTCAGGGCTTCG TCCTCCCTCTTTGCCCGTGTCGCCCGGCAGCAGGCCCCCTCTGTCGCTCGCCGcaccttcttgacctccgcTGTCCGCCGCG CCGACCCTGTCCAGGAACTCTACCTTCGCGAGCTTCGTGCCTACAAGCCTACGCCCGTCAAGCCCGGCGACGCTGATGCCCACGTCCAGAAGTTTAGCGCTCCTGCTGCCCCCAAGTCTCCCGAAGAAGCCAACCTCGCCAATGAGCTGAGCTCTTACGAGTCCcaggaggtcgaggtcgagggcCAAGCCGCTGCTGGCGAGGCCGCCCCTGCTGAGGAGAGCTGgtttgaggaggacgaggatgagaccCCTGCCGCTCACTAA